One Campylobacterota bacterium DNA segment encodes these proteins:
- a CDS encoding iron-containing alcohol dehydrogenase — translation MTPFSYHNPTRIEFGPQKEERIGEWLRNDGVERVLLVYGTGSIKQNGLYERVVKSLEEAGIACAELSGVISNPLLGKVREGIEAARTFRVQAVLAVGGGSVIDTGKAIAAGIPFDGDVWEFFTGTQELTDAFPVYTIVTLAAAASEMNGNSVITNEETRQKYSIGSQCLNPKLSVVNPDLMMSVSKEYLAYSASDIIAHAIETYFTAVDHPRFQSRLVESIVKSVIELTDRLIEHPEDYHARAEFAWVSTQALNGLTTSGTGGGNFPNHMIEHALSALFNIPHGAGLSIVVPAWMSWHKERNRPQYERFAKEVFGKNSAEEGITMLKRWYGSIGTPITLAQARIPKEKIPEIARNAYELGVVWGMGEAYSTEDIVTILENA, via the coding sequence ATGACACCTTTTAGCTATCATAATCCGACCCGGATCGAATTCGGACCGCAAAAAGAGGAACGGATCGGAGAGTGGCTTCGAAACGACGGCGTCGAAAGAGTATTGCTCGTTTACGGCACGGGATCGATCAAACAAAACGGATTGTACGAGCGTGTTGTAAAAAGTCTCGAAGAAGCCGGCATCGCGTGTGCGGAACTCTCCGGGGTAATCAGCAATCCGCTGCTCGGGAAAGTCCGTGAGGGGATCGAAGCGGCGAGAACTTTCCGGGTGCAGGCCGTTCTCGCAGTCGGCGGCGGATCGGTCATCGACACGGGCAAAGCCATCGCCGCCGGGATTCCTTTCGACGGCGATGTATGGGAATTTTTCACCGGAACGCAAGAACTCACAGATGCTTTCCCCGTCTATACGATCGTGACGCTTGCCGCCGCCGCCAGCGAGATGAACGGCAACTCGGTGATAACGAACGAAGAGACAAGGCAAAAATATTCGATCGGTTCGCAATGTCTGAATCCGAAGCTCTCCGTCGTCAACCCCGACCTGATGATGAGCGTCAGCAAAGAGTACCTGGCCTATTCGGCTTCCGACATCATCGCCCATGCGATCGAAACCTACTTTACCGCCGTCGATCACCCCCGCTTCCAGTCACGCCTGGTCGAATCCATCGTCAAAAGCGTCATCGAACTCACCGACCGGCTGATCGAGCATCCGGAGGACTATCATGCGCGAGCCGAATTCGCGTGGGTCTCGACCCAGGCCCTCAATGGTCTGACCACTTCCGGAACCGGAGGAGGAAATTTCCCGAACCACATGATCGAACATGCCCTCTCGGCACTGTTCAACATTCCGCACGGGGCAGGGCTTTCGATCGTTGTCCCCGCATGGATGAGCTGGCACAAAGAGAGAAATCGCCCGCAGTACGAACGCTTCGCCAAAGAGGTCTTCGGGAAAAACAGCGCCGAAGAGGGGATAACGATGCTCAAACGCTGGTACGGCTCGATCGGAACCCCGATCACCCTTGCGCAAGCCCGTATCCCCAAAGAGAAGATTCCCGAGATCGCACGCAATGCTTATGAACTTGGAGTCGTGTGGGGGATGGGTGAAGCCTATTCGACGGAAGATATCGTTACGATTTTAGAAAATGCATGA
- a CDS encoding YbgC/FadM family acyl-CoA thioesterase — translation MKIRVYYEDTDAGGIVYHSNYLNFCERARSHLFFDAGRSPILAEGHFVAKHLEADYIKSAKLGDILEVKTSLVEMKKASLTLLQQVFREEEKLFEMTIVLVFIDFAGRMTKIPVPEREFFLAL, via the coding sequence GTGAAAATACGGGTCTATTACGAAGATACCGATGCCGGAGGCATCGTTTACCACTCCAACTATCTTAATTTCTGCGAACGGGCGCGAAGCCATCTGTTCTTCGATGCGGGACGTTCCCCGATACTCGCAGAGGGGCATTTCGTCGCCAAGCATCTCGAAGCCGACTACATCAAAAGTGCAAAGCTCGGAGACATCCTCGAGGTTAAAACCTCGCTGGTCGAGATGAAAAAGGCCTCTTTGACATTGCTGCAGCAGGTTTTTCGGGAAGAGGAAAAGCTGTTTGAAATGACGATCGTACTGGTGTTTATCGATTTTGCGGGAAGAATGACCAAAATTCCCGTTCCGGAGCGGGAATTTTTCCTAGCGCTTTAG
- a CDS encoding ankyrin repeat domain-containing protein produces MRRLFFPLLMLVSLAQGADILQLVALLDRNDTETFKAQVQTLQDANAMRGDNNKTVLMYACWVGNDEAVRHLVEKGADVNAHDAGGATALHLAAWKNRTAVALYLLEHGASGSAISREGMTPLDIAMMRENRTIADAIEKAAPKLKPLLKR; encoded by the coding sequence ATGCGGAGATTGTTTTTTCCTCTGCTGATGCTCGTTTCGCTGGCACAGGGTGCCGATATTCTCCAGCTTGTCGCCCTGCTCGATCGGAACGATACCGAAACATTCAAAGCACAGGTACAGACGCTTCAGGATGCCAACGCGATGCGCGGCGACAATAACAAGACCGTTTTGATGTATGCATGTTGGGTCGGCAATGACGAAGCGGTCAGACATCTCGTCGAAAAAGGGGCCGACGTCAACGCCCACGACGCCGGCGGAGCGACCGCCCTTCATCTCGCGGCGTGGAAAAACCGTACGGCCGTCGCGCTCTACCTTCTCGAACACGGAGCGTCAGGCAGCGCGATCAGCCGGGAGGGGATGACCCCGCTGGACATCGCGATGATGCGGGAGAACCGCACCATCGCCGATGCCATCGAAAAAGCCGCTCCGAAACTCAAACCGCTTCTAAAGCGCTAG
- a CDS encoding ferritin-like domain-containing protein — translation MAKRGISLLKGIEAQTVYELLNKAYCDEWLAYYQYFIEAKVVKGLMKDAAIAELTQHAADELRHATMVCDRIIQLGGTPALHPSDWLKNSNCGYDAPENPDVRNVLQQAIKGEQCAISVYSNILDLTREKDIVTYDMVSQILADEVEHEEDLQALFDDIQDFIAEFKS, via the coding sequence ATGGCAAAAAGAGGTATTTCTCTCCTCAAGGGGATCGAAGCACAAACCGTTTACGAACTGCTTAACAAAGCTTACTGCGACGAGTGGCTGGCCTATTATCAGTATTTTATCGAAGCCAAAGTGGTCAAGGGGCTGATGAAAGACGCCGCCATCGCCGAGCTGACGCAACATGCCGCCGACGAACTGCGCCATGCGACAATGGTCTGTGACCGTATCATCCAGCTTGGAGGCACCCCCGCGCTCCATCCTTCCGACTGGCTCAAAAACAGCAACTGCGGTTACGACGCGCCGGAAAATCCCGACGTCCGCAACGTTTTGCAGCAGGCCATCAAAGGGGAACAATGCGCCATCAGCGTCTATTCGAACATTCTCGATCTGACGCGCGAGAAGGACATCGTCACGTACGACATGGTCTCGCAGATCCTTGCCGACGAAGTCGAACACGAAGAGGACCTGCAGGCTCTGTTTGATGACATTCAGGATTTTATCGCCGAGTTCAAAAGCTAA
- a CDS encoding Crp/Fnr family transcriptional regulator, with translation MSRFDPKLLEGGLFSHLSVQQIEKIEAISSLKCYESGEIIFYEGDESRHFHLLLEGEASIFKTSASTETIVVHRFRAPSLIAEVATLKQVPFPASAEAVGTAAVLKIERERFLSLLREDPSLSITMIASLTQKIGALEASLQRHSAPNASAKVARLILEDADAFRRLKGIEIAALLAITPETLSRTLKKFKTLSLISYQEDRRLFVDDPRTLQGIADNNFPLRESLIK, from the coding sequence TTGAGCCGCTTCGACCCTAAGCTGCTTGAGGGAGGGCTTTTCAGCCATCTTTCTGTACAGCAGATCGAAAAAATTGAAGCGATCAGTTCCCTCAAATGCTACGAGAGCGGTGAAATCATCTTTTACGAAGGGGATGAAAGCCGCCATTTTCACCTTCTGCTCGAAGGGGAAGCGAGTATTTTCAAAACTTCCGCATCGACCGAAACGATCGTCGTTCACCGCTTTCGCGCCCCTTCTCTGATCGCCGAAGTGGCGACCCTCAAACAGGTTCCTTTTCCCGCATCCGCCGAAGCGGTCGGCACGGCGGCCGTACTCAAAATCGAACGGGAACGTTTTCTCTCCCTTTTACGTGAAGATCCTTCGTTGAGCATTACCATGATCGCTTCCCTGACCCAAAAAATCGGTGCGCTAGAAGCCTCTTTGCAACGTCACAGCGCCCCGAACGCCTCGGCCAAAGTCGCACGACTCATACTCGAAGATGCCGACGCGTTCCGACGGCTCAAAGGGATCGAAATCGCCGCGTTGCTCGCCATCACCCCCGAAACCCTCTCCCGTACCCTTAAAAAGTTCAAAACCCTCTCCCTGATCTCGTATCAAGAAGACAGGCGGCTGTTCGTCGACGACCCCCGCACGCTGCAGGGTATCGCGGATAATAATTTTCCTTTAAGAGAATCGCTGATAAAGTAA
- a CDS encoding uracil-DNA glycosylase, with the protein MDSYQNLALLENLYRLKALGYRYVDPLVPNFQTPANTLPDSLATLKETVGSCYLCDLSKSRRQSMSGYGSTHAQVMFVDAYVSAAEDESAEYYTGRSGAMLRDMIEKVLMLNTEEVYFTHAVKCKPFGFQQPSSSECNSCLPYLARQIEIVRPRIVVALGPDAYELVTRESEDFERVRGTTIEMGGYSVIPMYHPSFLIRNPSMKKEALRDLQTIKAYLS; encoded by the coding sequence GTGGACTCCTATCAAAATCTCGCCCTGCTGGAAAATCTCTATCGTCTCAAAGCGCTCGGATACCGCTACGTCGACCCCCTCGTCCCCAATTTCCAGACTCCCGCCAATACCCTTCCCGACTCGCTTGCGACGCTCAAGGAAACGGTCGGAAGCTGCTACCTGTGCGATCTGAGCAAATCCCGCCGACAGAGCATGAGCGGATACGGAAGCACCCATGCGCAGGTCATGTTCGTCGACGCTTACGTTTCGGCGGCCGAAGACGAATCGGCGGAATACTATACCGGACGTTCGGGGGCGATGCTGCGCGACATGATCGAAAAGGTCCTGATGCTGAATACGGAAGAGGTCTATTTCACCCATGCGGTCAAATGCAAGCCGTTCGGCTTCCAGCAGCCCTCGTCCAGCGAATGCAACAGCTGTCTCCCCTATCTTGCCCGACAGATCGAAATCGTACGTCCGCGCATCGTCGTCGCGCTGGGTCCGGATGCATACGAACTGGTCACCCGCGAAAGTGAGGATTTCGAACGGGTGCGGGGAACAACCATCGAGATGGGCGGGTATTCGGTCATTCCGATGTACCATCCTTCGTTCCTCATCCGCAATCCCTCGATGAAAAAAGAGGCCCTGCGCGATCTTCAGACCATCAAGGCTTATCTTTCATGA
- a CDS encoding class II SORL domain-containing protein produces the protein MPTINRYVDISTVDREAKKDYIDRHSPFIHCASTAKKGEKFAVTVKMGNEYSHPDDFDHYIANIALYNGETLLARADFVPGTLGNEKNHAEVTFNIVPMGKKLTLVAHGYCTKHGVWESTPVEVEVEEASSCCGGGHCS, from the coding sequence ATGCCAACAATTAACCGTTACGTTGATATCAGTACCGTAGACCGCGAAGCGAAAAAAGATTACATTGATCGCCATTCTCCGTTCATTCACTGTGCCTCCACGGCGAAAAAAGGGGAGAAGTTCGCCGTTACCGTCAAAATGGGGAACGAATACTCGCACCCGGATGATTTTGACCACTACATCGCCAACATCGCCCTCTACAACGGCGAAACGCTGCTTGCCCGCGCCGATTTCGTTCCCGGAACGCTCGGAAACGAAAAAAACCATGCCGAGGTGACATTCAACATCGTCCCTATGGGTAAAAAACTGACCCTCGTAGCCCATGGCTACTGCACCAAACACGGTGTGTGGGAATCGACTCCGGTCGAAGTCGAAGTGGAAGAAGCTTCGTCGTGCTGCGGCGGCGGACACTGTTCGTAA
- the glyS gene encoding glycine--tRNA ligase subunit beta: MLKPLLIEIGVEELPAVPLLKELNEIEKKWAAVLEKNALMGEFEFYYTPRRLVLWHREFKTAQDDRIEEFFGAPVEIALKDGAPTPAALGFAKKCGVEFDQLSRAEKGGKEVLYYARTLQGRPSAEILGSMIETWIKSLSFGKSMRWGSNTESFIRPIRWINVMLGEEQVEAQLFGVRSAPLTHVHRISHFEPKPVASIQSYFDILKSGSVLLFPEERRKRILDQFAQLEKTHGISIEVDADLLDEVVAITEYPTPLLGKFDENFLELPPEVIITSMKEHQRYFPVFKEGKLINAFVVVSNALTGDFSKVIEGNERVLRPRLSDALFFYRNDLKKGLSTAGLEKVVFMNGLGTLADKIEREKKIVSFLSHYCYVGGIEFDEKLLKQAIEFAKADLLSEMVYEFTELQGLMGSYYFKALFPNEDSNISEAIKEQYKFSGEDISSPFSAVINIAMKLDTLMGMFSIGEIPTGSRDPFALRRAVNGIIGIALKHKIPLDLSVFFRDENVRQLYSKNDYVKNLELFVIERLAGVYPEINNSIIQAVVNREHQPLLDIQSFDIKIKQVDEMAKSSDAKESFSLIKRLANILKDEDVNGYPDSDLFNEYERALFNKFSDIMTGPVTGPSLEMLFEIKKPLDDFFANVMVNDENEKLRINRKQLLNSIYSEFDKFADFKQITL; this comes from the coding sequence ATGCTAAAACCTCTTTTGATTGAAATCGGTGTCGAGGAGCTCCCGGCGGTTCCCCTCCTGAAAGAACTGAACGAAATCGAAAAAAAATGGGCCGCCGTGCTCGAAAAAAACGCTCTGATGGGCGAGTTTGAGTTTTATTATACGCCGCGCCGCCTCGTGCTGTGGCACCGTGAATTCAAAACGGCCCAGGATGACCGGATCGAAGAGTTTTTCGGCGCTCCGGTGGAAATCGCGCTCAAAGACGGTGCTCCGACTCCCGCGGCTCTCGGTTTCGCGAAAAAATGCGGCGTCGAGTTCGATCAGCTCTCACGCGCCGAGAAAGGGGGCAAAGAGGTGCTGTATTACGCGCGGACGTTGCAGGGGCGTCCCAGCGCCGAGATTCTCGGATCGATGATCGAAACATGGATCAAAAGCCTCAGTTTCGGAAAATCGATGCGCTGGGGAAGCAATACCGAAAGCTTTATCCGCCCGATTCGCTGGATCAACGTCATGCTCGGAGAAGAGCAGGTGGAAGCGCAACTCTTCGGTGTCCGCTCCGCACCCCTCACCCACGTCCACCGCATCAGCCATTTTGAACCCAAGCCGGTTGCTTCGATCCAGTCGTATTTCGATATTCTGAAATCGGGGTCTGTCCTACTGTTCCCAGAAGAGCGCCGTAAACGGATTCTGGACCAATTCGCGCAACTTGAAAAAACGCACGGCATCTCGATCGAAGTGGACGCCGATCTGCTTGACGAAGTGGTTGCCATCACCGAATATCCGACTCCGCTGCTCGGCAAATTCGACGAAAACTTCCTGGAGCTGCCGCCCGAAGTCATCATCACGTCGATGAAAGAACATCAACGTTATTTTCCCGTTTTCAAAGAGGGGAAACTCATCAATGCTTTCGTCGTCGTCTCCAACGCCCTGACCGGGGATTTCAGCAAGGTGATCGAAGGGAACGAGCGGGTGCTTCGGCCGCGTTTGTCGGACGCACTCTTTTTCTACCGTAACGACCTCAAAAAAGGCCTGAGTACGGCGGGGTTGGAGAAAGTCGTCTTTATGAACGGTCTGGGGACGCTGGCTGACAAGATCGAGCGGGAGAAAAAAATTGTATCGTTTCTGTCGCACTATTGTTATGTCGGAGGCATTGAATTTGACGAAAAATTACTCAAGCAAGCCATAGAATTTGCTAAAGCTGATTTACTGTCCGAAATGGTTTATGAGTTTACCGAACTTCAGGGACTAATGGGTTCATATTATTTCAAAGCGTTGTTTCCTAATGAAGATTCAAATATTTCAGAAGCAATCAAAGAACAATATAAGTTTTCCGGCGAAGATATCAGTTCTCCTTTTAGTGCAGTGATTAATATTGCAATGAAACTCGACACCCTGATGGGGATGTTCAGCATCGGCGAGATTCCGACCGGTTCACGTGACCCCTTCGCTTTGCGCCGTGCGGTCAACGGGATTATTGGCATCGCACTTAAACATAAAATTCCATTAGATTTAAGCGTCTTTTTCCGTGATGAAAACGTAAGACAGTTGTACTCTAAAAATGATTATGTAAAAAACCTTGAGTTATTCGTCATAGAGCGTTTAGCGGGAGTGTATCCAGAAATCAACAATTCGATTATTCAAGCTGTAGTAAACAGAGAACATCAGCCATTATTAGATATCCAATCGTTTGATATCAAAATCAAACAAGTTGATGAAATGGCAAAAAGTTCAGATGCTAAAGAATCATTTTCTTTGATCAAACGTCTTGCTAACATTCTTAAAGATGAAGACGTAAATGGATATCCTGATAGTGATCTTTTTAATGAGTATGAAAGAGCATTATTCAATAAATTTTCTGACATAATGACAGGTCCTGTTACAGGTCCTAGCTTAGAAATGCTATTTGAGATCAAAAAACCTTTAGATGATTTTTTTGCAAACGTAATGGTGAATGATGAAAATGAAAAACTTCGTATAAATCGTAAACAGCTCCTCAATTCCATTTATTCAGAATTCGATAAATTTGCAGACTTCAAACAAATCACCCTATGA
- a CDS encoding FAD-binding oxidoreductase: protein MQTSNKSPYDVLIVGAGINGCCSAWFLNRAGLRVALIDRSGIACDGSGAAGAFISPKFSKSGPLKEIVAAAHVEALDFYSRYFPRHTLLRPLLHIANSESESEKLAAYKRTTDLAYRDVPASLRAMILPEALENEAIYLERGAVVDAQEVCHAMAEGIDFHCFDARDPVYREGMWHVGGLRGKHMILSTGAYPKILGGDSIRLRGIWGHRIDVQTDTELSSILHHHVSISPTSASGTVAIGATHDVHFDPFAEVAYDVDSGRAALLAKAARTLQLENVRILRDYTGLRSGTHDYYPIAGGLVDEAASTGEGSGGKTNGPRCVFYPNAWMINGSGGYGFVLAPYLARRISERIVSGKELDPALSPERFFLRRWKRQS, encoded by the coding sequence TTGCAGACTTCAAACAAATCACCCTATGACGTCCTGATCGTCGGGGCAGGGATCAACGGCTGCTGCAGCGCCTGGTTTTTAAACCGTGCGGGACTGCGCGTCGCCCTGATCGACCGCAGCGGGATCGCCTGTGATGGCAGCGGGGCAGCGGGGGCTTTCATCTCCCCGAAATTTTCCAAGAGCGGCCCTCTCAAAGAGATCGTTGCGGCGGCACACGTTGAAGCGCTCGATTTTTATTCTCGCTATTTTCCTCGGCACACGCTGTTGCGCCCGTTGCTGCACATTGCCAATTCCGAATCCGAATCCGAAAAGCTGGCCGCCTACAAAAGGACGACCGATCTTGCCTATCGCGACGTTCCGGCTTCCTTGCGTGCCATGATCCTCCCCGAAGCACTCGAAAACGAAGCCATCTACCTCGAACGCGGCGCCGTTGTTGATGCGCAGGAGGTGTGTCATGCCATGGCCGAGGGGATCGATTTCCATTGCTTTGATGCGCGCGATCCCGTGTATCGGGAGGGGATGTGGCACGTCGGAGGATTGCGGGGGAAACACATGATACTTTCCACCGGGGCCTATCCCAAAATACTGGGCGGCGATTCGATCCGACTGCGAGGGATATGGGGTCATCGAATCGACGTGCAAACCGATACCGAGCTTTCGTCCATTCTCCACCATCACGTGTCGATTTCCCCCACGTCGGCGTCAGGGACGGTTGCCATCGGCGCTACGCACGACGTCCATTTCGATCCTTTTGCGGAAGTAGCGTACGATGTCGACTCGGGAAGGGCCGCTTTGCTTGCGAAAGCGGCCCGAACGCTGCAATTGGAGAACGTTCGGATCCTGCGCGATTACACGGGACTGCGTTCGGGAACCCACGACTACTACCCGATCGCCGGAGGGCTGGTGGACGAAGCGGCAAGCACTGGGGAGGGTTCCGGGGGAAAAACGAACGGGCCGAGGTGCGTTTTTTACCCGAACGCGTGGATGATCAACGGATCGGGAGGATACGGATTCGTCCTAGCGCCGTATCTGGCCAGACGGATAAGCGAGCGGATCGTTTCGGGAAAGGAACTTGATCCCGCCCTTTCTCCCGAGCGGTTTTTTCTGCGCCGCTGGAAACGTCAGTCGTAA
- a CDS encoding C40 family peptidase: protein MLGKWTLLSLAVFTLTAHAESQRREPSLFLGYERDLKKSIESEKEDTTAFIKNPLPPVSVVKPAVPAVPVVKAVVAQDLPMPILKNTKVETDEIGHEEKPFLVVSKPAPVASSNLCADEKKSSASSVKEGSSIVKNLKNAKEKVLSKAKEFLGTPYGFGNKSGMQTDCSGFTQQVYSQFGISLPRSAAEQAQLGMNVDPSDLQVGDLLFYRTYKSDPSHVAIYAGNGQIIHASYTARKVQYDSIDKDYYKQRFLYARRLAFNESQSK, encoded by the coding sequence ATGCTCGGTAAATGGACCCTTTTATCGCTTGCAGTTTTCACTTTGACAGCGCATGCCGAATCACAGCGGCGTGAACCGTCCCTCTTTTTAGGATACGAAAGAGATCTCAAAAAATCGATCGAATCGGAAAAAGAAGACACCACCGCATTCATTAAAAATCCGCTTCCTCCCGTGTCGGTGGTCAAGCCCGCCGTCCCTGCCGTTCCTGTTGTCAAAGCCGTCGTAGCGCAGGATCTGCCGATGCCCATTCTGAAAAACACGAAGGTCGAAACGGACGAAATCGGACACGAAGAGAAACCCTTTCTCGTCGTCTCCAAACCTGCCCCCGTGGCCTCTTCAAACCTCTGCGCGGACGAGAAAAAGTCCTCGGCTTCCTCAGTCAAAGAAGGAAGTTCGATCGTCAAAAATCTTAAAAACGCGAAAGAAAAAGTTCTTTCCAAAGCCAAAGAATTTCTCGGAACCCCTTATGGTTTCGGAAACAAATCGGGCATGCAGACCGATTGCTCGGGCTTCACGCAGCAGGTATACAGCCAGTTCGGCATTTCCCTTCCGCGCAGCGCGGCCGAACAGGCTCAACTGGGGATGAACGTCGATCCTTCCGATTTGCAGGTGGGCGATCTGCTCTTTTACCGCACCTACAAATCCGATCCCTCGCATGTAGCGATCTACGCCGGCAACGGACAGATCATCCATGCCTCGTATACCGCGAGAAAAGTACAATACGATTCGATAGACAAAGATTATTACAAACAGCGGTTTCTTTATGCCAGACGCCTGGCATTCAACGAATCGCAATCGAAGTAA
- the hemH gene encoding ferrochelatase, which produces MKEAIVLLNMGGPNNLGEVEMFLHNMFNDPNIIRTKSTLLRKFIAAMITLTRTEKSQEIYRRIGGKSPLVGHTRLLCEKLGEAVGDGVVVDFAMRYTPPLAEEVCERLKSAGVEKAYLIPLYPQYSTTTTLSSLEDFEAAAHRIGWNVIFSEIKHFFGHETYNRCVVERIREALAGSDASEYDIVFSAHGLPQKVVDEGDPYQRHVIAHVEVLKEMMHAEGLDFRNVRLAYQSKVGPMKWLEPSLGDMLESMENKKVLIVPIAFTIDNSETDFELSIEYAEIAHELGFEEYRVSRCPNDHPLFVRALVELYEKMK; this is translated from the coding sequence ATGAAAGAAGCGATTGTACTGCTCAATATGGGCGGCCCCAATAATCTGGGTGAAGTGGAGATGTTTTTGCACAACATGTTCAACGATCCGAATATTATACGGACGAAAAGTACGCTGCTGCGGAAATTCATCGCCGCCATGATAACGCTGACCCGCACCGAAAAATCTCAGGAAATCTACCGCCGCATCGGCGGTAAATCGCCGCTGGTCGGTCATACGCGTTTGTTATGCGAAAAGCTTGGCGAGGCGGTAGGCGACGGAGTGGTCGTCGATTTTGCGATGCGCTACACGCCCCCGCTGGCCGAAGAGGTGTGCGAACGGCTCAAGTCGGCGGGAGTGGAAAAAGCGTATCTGATTCCCCTCTACCCGCAATACTCGACGACAACGACCCTTTCGTCTCTCGAGGATTTCGAAGCGGCGGCCCATCGGATCGGATGGAACGTGATTTTCAGCGAGATCAAACATTTTTTCGGCCATGAAACCTACAACCGCTGCGTCGTCGAGCGCATCCGCGAAGCGTTGGCCGGGTCCGATGCGTCCGAATACGACATTGTCTTTTCGGCGCACGGTCTGCCGCAAAAAGTGGTGGACGAGGGGGACCCCTACCAGCGGCATGTGATCGCACACGTCGAAGTGCTCAAGGAGATGATGCACGCCGAGGGGCTCGATTTTAGAAACGTCCGTCTGGCCTATCAGTCCAAGGTGGGCCCGATGAAGTGGCTTGAACCCTCGCTGGGCGATATGCTCGAGTCGATGGAGAACAAAAAAGTCCTCATCGTCCCGATCGCCTTTACGATTGACAATTCCGAAACCGATTTCGAGCTTTCGATCGAATACGCAGAGATCGCGCACGAACTGGGATTCGAAGAGTACCGCGTATCCCGTTGTCCGAACGATCACCCTCTGTTCGTCCGGGCTCTCGTCGAACTTTACGAAAAAATGAAGTAA
- a CDS encoding HAD family hydrolase gives MQKIVIFDMDGTLIDSGNDITHSVNYVRQERYSLSPMSVQSVVDAINAPHRNLAEIFYGTSRYEPEAKELFESHYYDQCIKNVSAYNGIIEVLETLRGANARMGVATNAPGLFARRMLSHLGMEGYFELIVGADDVDEPKPHPQMIRRHLDHCGYRPGTDRAWMVGDNAKDMEAASNAGIEAVFAAWGFAAIADADPIAREPLELLRLIG, from the coding sequence ATGCAGAAAATCGTCATCTTCGATATGGACGGCACCCTCATCGATTCGGGGAACGACATCACCCATTCGGTCAATTACGTGCGGCAGGAACGCTATTCCCTCTCACCCATGAGCGTTCAGTCTGTAGTTGACGCGATCAATGCCCCGCATCGGAATCTGGCCGAGATTTTTTACGGCACGTCCCGCTACGAGCCCGAAGCAAAAGAACTTTTCGAAAGCCATTATTACGACCAGTGCATCAAAAACGTCAGCGCCTACAACGGGATCATCGAGGTGCTCGAAACCCTGCGTGGCGCCAATGCGCGGATGGGCGTGGCGACCAACGCCCCGGGGCTGTTCGCGCGACGGATGCTCTCCCATCTGGGGATGGAAGGATATTTCGAACTGATCGTCGGCGCCGACGACGTCGACGAACCCAAACCGCATCCGCAGATGATCCGCCGTCATCTCGATCACTGCGGATACCGTCCGGGCACGGATCGTGCTTGGATGGTCGGAGACAACGCCAAAGACATGGAAGCGGCCAGCAATGCGGGAATCGAAGCGGTATTCGCGGCCTGGGGCTTTGCCGCGATCGCCGATGCGGACCCGATCGCACGCGAGCCTTTGGAACTTTTGCGGTTGATCGGCTAA